The Carassius auratus strain Wakin chromosome 7, ASM336829v1, whole genome shotgun sequence genome contains the following window.
TCCAGCACCACATCTGTTTCGGGTCATCAGCGACTCAAAGTACAGATGCGTGGTGGGGATGTGTATGAGGCCACTATCAAAGACATTGACAAGAAGTCTGACATTGCCACTATCAAAATCAATCCGCAGGTAAGAGATATCTTCTCCTTTTTGTACTCCAAGACCTGTTTTTATAATACAAAAGTCAAATGTGTTTACTGAACTACTTCCTTTGGCAGAAAAAGTTGCCTGTTTTATTGCTGGGTCACTCGGCAGACCTGCGCCCGGGTGAGTTTGTGGTGGCTATCGGCAGCCCGTTCGCCCTGCAGAACACAGTGACGACAGGAATAGTCAGCACTGCACAGAGAGATGGAAAAGAACTGGGTCTCCGTGACTCAGACATGGACTACATCCAGACTGACGCCATCATCAACGTAAGACACTGAATAACCAGAACAACACATGTTACTGCTGTTGCATAAGAAATCCAGACAACCTCTGAAATTCATTTCTGAAATCATATTGCATTCAAGAAGTGTGTATGTGTTGAACGACACTATAAAAAAATACGAAAATAAGAAAAAtccctttacaaaaaaaaaaaaaaaaatcaaaaacttatattttattaatagttaTGCTGCTTGCTGTCGGATTATCAGAAtttattatcataaataattattgaattacTAGAGTTTCCATATTTGCTgccattattatttatagttttcaTTTGCAATTATGTagcaaaaacttattttttattttattctttttattctaatttatttgataaacaggATCCAAACCAAATATCctaatattttgatgaaatcttGTCAATGCCATACTGACAGAAATATTAGCttgttaatgtattaaaatattccaTCAAAGTTAAAGCTACGTTTACACGAAAATGATTTAGTCAAAAATAGAAACGTTTTTCCCATgcgttttaaaaaatgttcatgtATACAcgacaactttttaaaaacaatttgcaTTTACACATATCTGCGAAAATGGCCAAAAACACTATTAGGTATGctaggccagtagttggcgctgtcaccttgttagtgaacagtacctgtagggaagtgacgattatatgttggctgtaatattggtgaagttaATCCACACTTTGCTCAAAAAGCGCTAGCAAagtcttgagcagcaacaacagtataATGTATTtcgccattgttgtgtatgtttgttcacaTCTGCCTTTAAAATCGAAACATACTgcgcatgtctacatacctaTCATGTACTACGCATGCGCATGACGTCaccgttttcaaagattcccgTTTTGGGTGTTAACACGGAAACAACaaaggtggagttttcaaaaacttgcactttgaaacccattttcaaaaatatgtgttttcagtccccaaaacgcCGTTGACATGTTAACAAACAGGCAAAACACAGAAAAAAGTTTCCAGTTAACTTTGTAGTGTAAACGGCCCCTAAGACTGTTTAAGGAAACTAGCCAATAGCTATCTAAAATAGCTAGTAAATAGCTTCTGTTGTGCTGACTAATTACTTTGGTGAAACTGAATTAATAGTCATCCATCATCTTTAAAGGCGCACACACATTAGGATAGGTTACCTCCTTCTTCACTCCCTGTGAGTCCCTGCTATCATGAGGATACTCCTTACCAATTTAACATCCCTTTCCAAACCTTCAAGCTTCGCATCCTGGAGCTTTGCAGCACCACCTTTGCACATTAGTTAGCTCAAGGGGAAGGATACtttataaaatttgtacaaaCCCTGTGTCGTTGTCCCTGCATGATGAGCTAgtccttgacaaaaaaaaaaaaagaaaaaaacctttttcATCCCCATATTGTGttgaatttatgtttttgttcAGTACTTATGGTACAAGTCTAATACCATTAATATAGggtattttaaactgttttgagCGTtgataattaacattaattattaattcccTTGCATTTCCGACAAATTGTTCCTGTTTTAGAGTGGAAGCTGTTTTTTAAAGTCTCagatttttacttcattttaagtttttttttttttttgttcagtgtttcaacatttatgttcagtagttttGGCATGAATCTAATCCCAGATCACGtatttgtgaaatagtttgaGAACCAACAGTTAACgtgatttctttctcttttcttagTATGGGAACTCGGGTGGACCACTCGTTAATTTGGTAATTATTTCATACTGTGATGTTTCAGTTTTCTGACAGTAGACTTACAAGAACAATTCAACAGATGTTTTTACAAATCTggatcattttttaaaaatatccaCTCTTTTCTATATGATTTGAATATTACATTTCTACTTTTCAAAAAATTCATTTTGTAAGAAGGAaagacaggtttggaatgacacactGAATCAATACAACGACAAACATACTGACACTGAATTGTTCTTCTTGTTTTGTCTTCCATAAGGACGGGGAGGTGATAGGAATCAACACCCTGAAGGTAGCTGCAGGAATCTCCTTTGCCATTCCTTCAGACAGGATTACGCGCTTCTTAAATGATTCATTAGGAAAGCAGAACAAAGGTACATGGTGCAACTTTTGTACAAGGGAATTTGTAGGGAGGTCAGCAAATgaatcattaaatattaaacatatttttttattttttggagtcATTCTTGCAGGATTAAATGTgttaacacatttgcatattgtTTCAGAGCCAAGATCAGTGAAGAAGCGTTTCATTGGAATCCGAATGCTCACCATCACAGAAGCGTGAGTGTCCTTCACTACAGACGCTGTTGTGTATTTACACAACACATGTAAATGAACACCGCAGTGCTGTTTAgtcaccatgtgtgtgtgtgtgtgtgtatatgtgaggcATTCTGTCTGTCTCCTTCAGACTCGTGGAAGAGCTGAGGCAGCAGAATCCTGATTTCCCTGATGTCAGCAGCGGGATCTATGTCCATGAGGTGGTTGCTCACTCCCCTGCTCAGAAGTAAGCATCAGCATAACCAGATGCTCTTTGGTCTTTCTGTTGTGGTTGGGTTTCAGAACTTCAAGCCAAGTGGTTTATCTCTGTCTGAGCTGAGTGGATGACAACATAATGAAGATCACAATTTACTATGAAATGCAACATTTGTATAATACAGGTTTATGTAATAAGTATGTTTGTAATCTGGgtcttttttcaaaatgtttgattGATTCAAGATaatgattttgatttattaaCATGTAATTAGTCAACTTAATAATGAAACTACAACATgattcaaataacatttttattgttaaataatataaaaggaaaaggaaatagcaaattgtaaataaaaaaatctaaatttagagatggttttgggagtccccaacaacaggttggtatgcatgcaaggtcaaaaaacacgttcattgtcttataatatgaatttattaaaCCCCTCCTTTGCATGACGCTAATCTGCTGTGATTGGTccgtctcattttcatttcatcatgcctgtaatgcctcataaagcagcgtttgtgagcgcagtgctgctttgtgtacagcgttagcagtgaaaccgctatttttccCACTCCAAAAgcagcacctagtggcaaagagtgaattttcattttcattcaaaccAACATGAAAAGACCAACAAATGGGCTGGCAATATGCTAATGCGGAGCCTGGAAAATCAGATGAATTGTCATTTGCAgtcagatgattttttttttataagatcttcattcttcttctgaacacaaatcaagatatttttgatgaaatccaacaGCTTTCTGACTCTGCGTAGACAGCAATGCAAACTACCACATTCAACGCCCACAAAGGAAGTAAGGACattggtaaaatagtccatgtgacatcaatggttcaatcataattttataaagctacgagaatactttttgcgTCCCACACCAGAACGCTGACTCCTGCATCAGTAGCACCACACGCATGTGTTTAACACTgacaaagaagagaagaaaatattaaataaagtctttatttttcttttctttacccaCAAAAAGAATTCTCATAGCTTAGCTCAAAGCGGAGCCTGTAAGATAATAAACAGGAAAAATTTAgctcatataaatattttttatacatatttatttattttgctcctCTCTGTGTCCATGTCCTGGTCACCTGTCaggatttattttacaattagcTCTATATGTTGTCCCTTACGAATTGTGTGAAGTACACAACTGATGATTGTAGTGTataatttctccaaatgtgtttcAGAGGGGGCATCAGAGATGGTGACATCATCGTTAAGTTAAACGGAGAGCCTCTGATGAGCACCAGCGACCTGAAGGAAGCGCTCAACCAAGACACGACTCTGCTGCTGGAGGTGCGCAGGGGCAACGACGACCTGCTCTTCAACATTGAGCCTGACGTCATCATGCAGTGATGTCATCACCTGTTCGAGATGTGAACCTTCgaactttcactgaagacatcgGTTTTATCATATCAGTCATGCACAGTCATGGCCGAAGGGATGTCTAACAGTGCAACCTTCTAGAAAACAAGGACCTCTTTTACAAGCTGAGAGGAATCTAGCCTTGAGCTTTTGCAATCTTGGTCAAGTCTGCGAAAAAGAGATTTTATATGAAAGGCATTTCATAACAGCACACTCTCTTTGAAGCAGGTTTGAAGCGGAGAACGATTCTGTTCATTGCAAATATGAAAACTTGCAGTATTGGAGAGTGGGGACAGTTGCAACATGGCTCATTTCTTCAATCAGGAGTGAGCTACAGTGATGATATTCAGACTGCACATGCTCAGTCAGCCCCTCATCTTTTCTGGATGAAATCAGACACATGTATATAATCCTCGTGCATGTGTTACAGCAATACGGGTGAGTAGTGGACTGATGttgctttattgtattaaaaCTCTGGGTTTCTAATGCAAACAGTCTATGAGAAACTAAAGCAAATACAGTAAGTATTGTAGCCGTCCCCACTCTACCCTATGTATTTTATAGAAGACAAAACTGGTGATATTTTATAGCCAATCCGCAATGAGTCCACAATGATTTGTTAAACAGGGACAatctttttaagattttttaactTCATTGTGGCACCAGTGGCAAGAATCAATTGCTGtgcaaggttgtttttttttattttttataaatttgattGATTAGAAATTTGTGACTGTCATGATGAATGACATTTTTATGGTAATTTGTATGCTCTTTATCTGCAGATATCAGAGTGAGACGTCTTCTGTTCATGTAATCTGTTTATCAGTCTGTATATGCTCAAGTTCCTATTCGTCTTAAATGTCTAcagtatattttatgttttgattacaGTGTCTTCAAATATGCTCATATAATTTTCGTTCTCTTCAGCTGGATTTATGAATGTTGGACCtatgaaataaaacattctcAGAAAAGAATCGCTTGTCAGACCGGTGGATGATAAATGTTGAATTTTAACAGAGCAGTCAGctgaaaattttaaatgaaatgaaaaattaaagaagagaCTAAatcatattatttgaaaaaaaaagccaAGTTAAATGAGTTGTCAGGTCTAATGATTCATGATTAGTCAGCGTTTGGGTTGGAAATTCACAGATCCCGTATACCACACATCTTTCCAGTTCACAGAGCTTTTCCTCTAGTCCTCACTGTCTGGACAGGACCTGTGGAGGACAAAAATCTAGACATGACACATGGCTACGATTTTACAGTTTTATCTTATTGACTGAAGTAGACCTGTCACATCTAGATCTACATTTCCAGAAAATCGTATGGTGCCATTATCTTTAAATCCTTAATATACTTTATGAAGATATATAAGGTACATCCAACTTTGTGCACATATGCACTATTCCATGCCATTTTGTAGTAGTGTGTCCACATTGAAAAATACAACAGAAAGAACACCTTCAATACTCAGATGATGCACTTATTTAACCAAAAAATGTGTAATGTTGGACACTATAGTGTAATCAACTGCCACCACGTTTTGTATGTTGCGGAGGGCATCAGTGATAGCAAAATAACTTCAGTTCACTTAAATTCATGCACCAGAATCCACAGTACATAATTTGGGACACACTGCATTCAGagaacacatttacattaaatcagTTTTTGCTTTCCTTGGGAATCGAATCCATTACCTTGGTGTTGGTGGCACCATGCTCTAATATTAGGGAAAAACTTTACCAACTGACTTTGCTAAAGAGATTTTGAAGACACAAAGAGTGATGATTCAAACTGTACAATAATTCCTCATATAAAAGCCAGAAGCACATTTGTATTAATCTTatatcttgaaaaaaataataataatttgacttggCATAGATGCAAGATGGCTGCCACCCCTGTCCACTGTAATTTTTCAAGAATAACCTACAATTTGTGTTTTCTGAAATGAGGGGCTTCAGAAAACGGTTCTATAAATGGAAAATGAATCATGTGGCAGATGTGCAGTCCGTCTGAAAAGCCGCTTGCAGAACATCCTGCATTTTTCCCACA
Protein-coding sequences here:
- the htra3b gene encoding serine protease HTRA3; the encoded protein is MQVILLVSVVLICVKAALADTKLKCSERCDVSKCPSPSCPSGYVPDRCNCCLVCAHGEGEPCGRKDDLPCGDGLECKHPSGKRLSKGVCQCRYSSKVCGSDGNTYGNICQLKAVSRKALQQGLPAVTNLHKGPCESKQGPTHPTSPRYKFNFIADVVEKIAPAVVHIELFLKHPLFGRTVPLSSGSGFVMSETGLIVTNAHVVSSTTSVSGHQRLKVQMRGGDVYEATIKDIDKKSDIATIKINPQKKLPVLLLGHSADLRPGEFVVAIGSPFALQNTVTTGIVSTAQRDGKELGLRDSDMDYIQTDAIINYGNSGGPLVNLDGEVIGINTLKVAAGISFAIPSDRITRFLNDSLGKQNKEPRSVKKRFIGIRMLTITEALVEELRQQNPDFPDVSSGIYVHEVVAHSPAQKGGIRDGDIIVKLNGEPLMSTSDLKEALNQDTTLLLEVRRGNDDLLFNIEPDVIMQ